One genomic window of Chitinophagaceae bacterium includes the following:
- a CDS encoding CHAD domain-containing protein: protein MIDYQEYSAKLLSHIGRYSRKTSDREDVKHIHQLRVAIKKMKALSCLFKWYFEDFDKGKLNAIWKLGGKAGDLREWQLLTERMQQSFLPHNLNSEILNLITHEEKKAYRDFCRKQDKCTGTELNKVRRYLKPFAIKLRTVNPVDYLNGTAENMETRLLRQGPSNEMYHEIRTDVKKLKYNSEIFSDEIHDLKWLVLLPGFLNTADTLLGEWHDAVVAGRQLHHLSAKPGLPGPVRNGMLQLEAVANTEAERWLLKFKHDINQFHK from the coding sequence ATGATTGACTATCAGGAATATTCAGCGAAACTCTTATCGCATATCGGCAGGTACTCTCGAAAGACTTCTGACCGTGAGGATGTTAAGCATATTCACCAATTGCGTGTAGCTATTAAAAAGATGAAAGCGTTATCATGTCTGTTCAAATGGTATTTTGAAGATTTTGATAAAGGAAAGTTGAATGCTATCTGGAAATTAGGTGGAAAGGCGGGTGATTTGCGTGAATGGCAGTTGCTTACTGAAAGAATGCAGCAATCATTTCTTCCGCACAATTTGAACAGCGAAATTTTGAATCTTATAACACATGAAGAAAAAAAAGCTTACAGAGATTTTTGCCGGAAGCAGGATAAATGTACGGGGACGGAGCTGAATAAAGTGCGCAGGTATCTTAAACCGTTTGCCATCAAGCTCCGGACAGTAAATCCGGTTGATTATCTGAATGGTACAGCGGAAAATATGGAGACCAGGTTATTACGACAAGGCCCGTCAAATGAAATGTATCATGAAATCAGAACCGATGTTAAAAAACTAAAGTATAACTCTGAAATTTTCTCCGATGAAATCCATGATTTGAAGTGGCTTGTGTTGCTTCCCGGATTTTTAAATACTGCAGATACGTTGTTGGGCGAATGGCATGATGCTGTTGTTGCCGGAAGACAATTACATCATCTGTCAGCTAAGCCAGGATTACCCGGACCGGTGAGGAATGGAATGCTTCAACTCGAAGCGGTAGCGAATACAGAGGCGGAACGGTGGCTTTTAAAATTTAAGCATGATATTAATCAGTTTCATAAATGA